cttttcttctatTTTTGTTGAACATTCTTTTCCAACAGCAGGGAAGCCGTCAGCATGCATCAGTTCAATGTATTTACAAGGTGGCGACCACTATCCACCGACAACGAACAAGAGACGTCAGAAATCAAACGAGTATATGAGAAACACGACAAGTCCCGTATATCAATGTCTATAGCAACCCCAGATGCCGCAAGACAGCGCCCATGGAAGAGTGAAGCTGCATTTACCCAGCTATTCGAAGCCagcgacgacaacaaggcaGTTTTCGACGCCGTAGTCGCACCTACACTACCACAAGTCCTCAACGGACAAACCTGCAATTTCTTTGCTTACGGTCACTCTGGGAGTGGAAAGTCGCACACGATCGTTGGATACGACTTTGGCAACTCGAGCAAATTCGGATTGTGCCTGTCAGCAGCTCGTGAGCTCAGTGAGACGCTGGAGCAACTCAATGCAGATAACTGTGACGAGTCCTCGCGACTCGGCATCGGATTTCGCATGTATAATTGCGCAAGAAAACGGCATTTGACTTGCTCAATAACCACTGCAAGTGCCATATCCGCGAGGGCTATGATGGACAGACGCACATCCGCGGCGAGACTGAAGTGCTAGAGGGCGGTAGAGTCAGGGTGCGTCCAATCGTTACCAAAGCTTGTTGGAGCTTTGATGAATTTCGCAGAGAGCTGCTTGGGGGTCTGGAGTTGAGGGCAACTGGAACGTCTACCGTGCATGACCAGAGTTCCCGCACGCATGCAGTACTGGAGCTTGAGATTGTTACAAGAGCATTGCTAGATGCTCGCGAGGCAGTTATCGAG
This Aspergillus chevalieri M1 DNA, chromosome 3, nearly complete sequence DNA region includes the following protein-coding sequences:
- a CDS encoding kinesin family protein (COG:Z;~EggNog:ENOG410PVJA;~InterPro:IPR001752,IPR027417,IPR036961;~PFAM:PF16796;~go_function: GO:0003777 - microtubule motor activity [Evidence IEA];~go_function: GO:0005524 - ATP binding [Evidence IEA];~go_function: GO:0008017 - microtubule binding [Evidence IEA];~go_process: GO:0007018 - microtubule-based movement [Evidence IEA]) — protein: MHQFNVFTRWRPLSTDNEQETSEIKRVYEKHDKSRISMSIATPDAARQRPWKSEAAFTQLFEASDDNKAVFDAVVAPTLPQVLNGQTCNFFAYGHSGSGKSHTIVGYDFGNSSKFGLCLSAARELSETLEQLNADNCDESSRLGIGFRMYNCARKRHLTCSITTASAISARAMMDRRTSAARLKC